Sequence from the Rhodococcus jostii RHA1 genome:
TACATCGGCTACAAGTACCAGAAGGGCCTCGAGCAGCTCACCGAGGCCGAGCGCGACGACCTCAAGAACTACACGTTCGAGTTGCTCTTCGAGCTCTACGACAACGAGGTCGACTACACCCAGGACCTCTACGACGAGGTGGGCCTCACCGAGGACGTCAAGAAGTTCCTGCGGTACAACGCGAACAAGGCGCTGATGAACCTCGGCTACGAGGGTCTGTTCCCGAAGGACGAGACGGACGTCAACCCGGCGATCCTGTCGGCGCTCTCACCCAACGCGGACGAGAATCACGACTTCTTCTCCGGCTCGGGCAGCTCCTACGTCATCGGCAAGGCCGTCAACACCGAAGACGAGGACTGGGACTTCTAGAGCGACCCGCTCGCGCTTCTAGAGCGACCCGCTCGCGACTTCTAGAGCCGGCCCAGGCCTGTCGCCCGATGTCACACCTGTTCAGTTCGACTGCACCGGTGTGACATCGGGCGAACTGCGTTCAGCGGCGGAACCACGCCTCGGGCTCGTCCTGCAGGGCCTTGTCGAGCCGCAGTCGCGACGACGAGGTGAGATCCGGCGGCAGTTCGTCGGGGGAGAACCAGGCGACGTCGTGGTTCTCGTCGTCCGACACCGTTGCCTGCCCGCCGACGTACCGCGCGAGGAAGCACACGTCCAGATACTGCGCGACGTCGCCGTTGGGGTAGGTGATCGGGTCGGTGACGTCGACGCTCGTGATCCGGACCAGTTCCGCGAGCACGCCGGTTTCTTCGCGTACCTCACGCAGCGCCGCGGGTCCGGGTTCCTCCCCGGGTTCGAGGATGCCGGACACGACGGCCCATTTGCCGTTGTCGACGCGCCGGGTCAGCAGCACCCGGCCGTCGGCGTCGCGCACCACGACACTGACCCCGGACAGCCACAGCGGCGCAGTGCCGACGTGGCCGCGC
This genomic interval carries:
- a CDS encoding NUDIX hydrolase, with the protein product MPVPEFVTALRGHVGTAPLWLSGVSVVVRDADGRVLLTRRVDNGKWAVVSGILEPGEEPGPAALREVREETGVLAELVRITSVDVTDPITYPNGDVAQYLDVCFLARYVGGQATVSDDENHDVAWFSPDELPPDLTSSSRLRLDKALQDEPEAWFRR